One part of the Microtus ochrogaster isolate Prairie Vole_2 chromosome 18, MicOch1.0, whole genome shotgun sequence genome encodes these proteins:
- the LOC101994109 gene encoding interferon-inducible GTPase 1-like, translating to MGQLLSDTSNNEDNGDLVSSATKYFMEIKAETKIISQETIHLIEFHLKKGNIQGANSVINDALKNIDNAPINVAVTGESGAGKSSFINALRGVEPEDQDAAEEGVTETTMMRTPYKHPKIKTLTLWDLPGIGTMNFPPKDYLEKVKFQEYDFFIIVSATRFTKLELDLAKAIIFMKKNYYFVRTKVDNDLQNEKKSKPRTFDGEKTLQQIRSYCVNTFTQNNMDEPQIFLISNRHLSDYDFPILMDTLIKDLPNQKRHNFMLSLPNITEAAIDRKHKIMQQYIWLEAFKDGLLATVPVVGMIRDDVEKLKEKLNHYRVLFGVDDESLQVMAKDSQVPVEQLRKITKSPYLLETKKEETLGELFLKYLEKFASASGGPLALGLYFRKTFYLQFIFLDTVTEDAKVLLRVTYSKN from the coding sequence ATGGGTCAGTTATTATCTGATACATCTAACAATGAAGACAATGGAGATTTGGTGTCCAGTGCCACTAAATATTTTATGGAGATTAAGGCAGAAACCAAAATCATTTCTCAGGAGACTATCCATTTAATAGAATTTCATCTGAAAAAGGGAAACATTCAAGGGGCAAACTCTGTAATcaatgatgctttaaaaaatattgataatgCCCCAATAAACGTTGCTGTGACTGGAGAGTCTGGAGCAGGGAAGTCCAGCTTCATCAATGCCCTGAGGGGGGTGGAACCTGAAGACCAAGATGCAGCTGAAGAAGGGGTAACCGAGACAACTATGATGAGAACTCCATACAAACACCCCAAAATTAAAACTTTGACTTTATGGGACCTGCCTGGCATTGGAACTATGAACTTTCCACCAAAAGATTATCTGGAGAAAGTGAAATTCCAAGAGTATGATTTCTTCATTATTGTTTCTGCCACACGTTTTACAAAACTTGAACTAGACCTTGCCAAAGCAATcatattcatgaaaaaaaattactacttTGTACGAACTAAGGTGGATAAtgatttacaaaatgaaaagaaatccaaACCACGCACCTTTGACGGAGAAAAGACCCTGCAGCAAATCAGAAGCTACTGTGTGAACACCTTCACTCAGAATAACATGGATGAACCACAGATTTTCCTGATTTCTAACAGACATTTATCTGACTATGATTTTCCAATCCTGATGGACACTCTGATTAAGGATCTTCCTAATCAAAAGCGCCACAATTTTATGCTTTCTTTACCTAATATTACAGAGGCAGCCATTGACAGAAAGCACAAGATTATGCAGCAGTATATTTGGTTGGAAGCCTTCAAGGATGGACTTTTGGCTACTGTTCCTGTAGTGGGCATGATCAGGGATGATGTGGAGAAGCTGAAGGAGAAGTTAAACCACTATCGAGTCCTCTTTGGAGTGGATGATGAATCCCTGCAAGTCATGGCTAAGGATTCTCAAGTGCCTGTTgaacaattaagaaaaatcacTAAATCACCTTATTTGTTAGAaactaagaaagaagaaacattaggagaattgtttttaaaatatttggagaaatttGCCTCAGCTAGTGGTGGGCCCCTTGCTTTAGGTCTTTACTTTAGAAAAACCTTTTACTTACAATTTATTTTCCTTGACACAGTGACTGAAGATGCCAAAGTTCTTCTACGTGTGACATACTCAAAAAACTAG